Genomic DNA from bacterium:
GGGCGACCGCTACATTCTTGGAGATCCCGCCGGGAAGGCCGCCCACCCTATACTCACCGCCATGAACCGCCTCGCCGAGTCGAGCAGCCCATACCTTCTGCTGCACAAAGACAATCCCGTCGATTGGTATCCGTGGGGCGCGGAGGCCCTCGACCGGGCCCCGAAGGAAGACAAGCCGATTTTTCTGTCGGTGGGCTATTCCACCTGCTACTGGTGTCACGTCATGGAGCGCGAGTCGTTTACCGACGAAGACACTGCGGCCCTGATGAATCGGCACTTCGTCAACATCAAGCTCGATCGGGAAGAGCGTCCCGATCTCGACGAGATCTACATGTCCGCGACCCAGATCCTCACCCAGCATGGCGGCTGGCCCAACTCGGTGTTCCTGACCACCGATCTGGAGCCGTTCTTCGCCGGCACGTACTTCCCGCCGATCGATCGGCCGGGCCTGCCCGGCTTTCGCACCGTTCTTCGTTCCATGGCCGACGCCTGGGCAAACCGGCGGAACGACGTCGAGCAGCAGGCGGCGAGCGTCTTTCAGGCCATACGCCACAGCCTGGAGGACAGGCCCGAGCCGGGCGCTGAGCTGCCCGACGGCTCGGCCGCGCTACGATCGTTGACGGCCCTGGAGCGGTCGTTCGATCCGCAGTGGGGCGGTTTCGGATCGGCGCCCAAGTTTCCGACCCCGTCGAATCTGCTCCTGCTGCTCGAGTTCGCGGACGAGCGACCGCGTGCCGCCGAGATGCTCACAACCACCCTGGATCACATGGCGCGCGGCGGTATCTACGATCATCTCGGCGGTGGCTTTCACCGGTACGCCACCGACCGCGAATGGAACATCCCGCATTTCGAGAAGATGCTCTACGACAACGGCTGGCTACTCGAGGCCTACGGCCGCGAGTTCGCTCGCAGTGGCGACCCGCAGGCCGCGCGCGTCATTCGGAAGACCGCCGGCTTTCTGGAACGTGAGCTGACCTCGCCCGAGGGCGCTCTTTGGAGCGCGCTCGATGCAGAAACCGATGGCCACGAAGGCGCGTTCTACGTCTGGACGCGCGAGGAACTGCTCGACGTCGTCGGAGAGGAGGACTTCGGTTTTCTGGCGCCGCTCTACGGCTTTGACCGATCGCCGTTCTTCGAGGGCAGTCACTATGTCCTGCACCATCCGGATTCGCTCACGAATCAGGCCCGCCGCCGCCGGCTGCAGCTCGACGATCTGCTCGACCAAATGGCACCGCTCGAAGCCAAGCTTTTGGAAGCGCGTTCACAGCGCAAGCCGCTTCTGGTCGACGACAAGATCCTCAGCGATTGGAACGGCGCGGCGATCTCAGGGCTCGCCACTTCGGGACGGCTCCTCGGAGAGAGGAGCCTGGTCGCCCAGGCCACCGGCGCCGCGGACTTCGTGCTGGAGACGATGAAGACGCCGTCGGGACAACTTCTTCACGCCTGGCGTGACGGCGCCGGCGAGATCCCTGCCTTCTTGGCCGACTATGCCTACTTCGTACGGGGGCTGCTGGCTCTCGAGAAGGCCGCCGGTCGGGAGAGTGGTGGTCGGTGGCTCGAGGCGGCCGTCCGACTCACCGAAGAGCAGATCGACCGGCTGGGAGATCCGGCCGGCGGCTTTTTCGCCGCCGCGGAGGCCTCGGATGTCCTGGTGCGTTCGAAAGACCTGTTCGATGGCGCCACGCCCTCGGCGAACGCGGTCGCAATACTCAACCTCCTCGAACTAGCTCGGGCAACGGGCGATTCGCGGTGGCGCCGCGAAGCCGAGCGGGCCCTGCGGAGTTTTGCGCCGCTGCTGGAGCGGATGGCCGAGCCGGCCCGCATGATGACGATCGCGGCGCGCCGAGGATTCGGTGCGACTGCCGGGGAACCGCAACGGAGTCGGGCTGGAGCCAGCACCCCGAGCCTCTCCCCGCTCGACGCGGAGGCTCGCGAGCGAGTCGCCCTGAGCCTGGAGACTGCCGGCGGCGGGGAAGAGGCGGTCCGTGAGTTCACTCTGACCTTGACGATCGAGCCCGGCTGGCACATCTACGCGCCCTACCCCGGGGGCGGCGATGCGCCGGATTGGGTCCGGCCCCTCGAGGTTCTTGGCGAGGACGTCGACATCGGCGAGCTTGATTTTCCCGAGGCGAAGGAGTTGCCGCCGCAGCCTCCGATGCCCGGCAAAGACCGGGTGCGCATCTACGAGGGGGAAGTCAAGATCTCGGGGAGCGCGCGGACTCGGTCCCAATCGGGCGGATGGATCCGAGTCGTTTTCCAGGCTTGCGACGACCAGCGGTGCCTCGCGCCCGTCCAACAGGTTCTGGAGTTATAGGGCGGGAGCGGTCGTGAAGGACGCTGTTGCTGCCTGTTGCGTGCTGCTGGGGGTAGCGCTCGGCGGCTGCAACCTTCTGACCTCGGCGGAAGAGCCGCGCATTCTGGAGCTGAGCTTCCGGCTGGAGCGGCAAATCAACGAGGGCGAGCGGCATCCGGTGGCAAGCTGGGCCGTTCCCGCGAAGATCAAGCTCAAGAACCGGCTGCTCCAGGTTTCGGGCAGGATCGAAGCTCCTGACGGAGCCAGGTTACCGGCCGAAGTGATCGTGAGAACCACGATTGTGAATCTGGAAACCGGGGCGTCGCTCAAGACGTTTCGTCTGATCGTTGACCGCTCGGCCGAAAACGGG
This window encodes:
- a CDS encoding DUF255 domain-containing protein, which translates into the protein MNRLAESSSPYLLLHKDNPVDWYPWGAEALDRAPKEDKPIFLSVGYSTCYWCHVMERESFTDEDTAALMNRHFVNIKLDREERPDLDEIYMSATQILTQHGGWPNSVFLTTDLEPFFAGTYFPPIDRPGLPGFRTVLRSMADAWANRRNDVEQQAASVFQAIRHSLEDRPEPGAELPDGSAALRSLTALERSFDPQWGGFGSAPKFPTPSNLLLLLEFADERPRAAEMLTTTLDHMARGGIYDHLGGGFHRYATDREWNIPHFEKMLYDNGWLLEAYGREFARSGDPQAARVIRKTAGFLERELTSPEGALWSALDAETDGHEGAFYVWTREELLDVVGEEDFGFLAPLYGFDRSPFFEGSHYVLHHPDSLTNQARRRRLQLDDLLDQMAPLEAKLLEARSQRKPLLVDDKILSDWNGAAISGLATSGRLLGERSLVAQATGAADFVLETMKTPSGQLLHAWRDGAGEIPAFLADYAYFVRGLLALEKAAGRESGGRWLEAAVRLTEEQIDRLGDPAGGFFAAAEASDVLVRSKDLFDGATPSANAVAILNLLELARATGDSRWRREAERALRSFAPLLERMAEPARMMTIAARRGFGATAGEPQRSRAGASTPSLSPLDAEARERVALSLETAGGGEEAVREFTLTLTIEPGWHIYAPYPGGGDAPDWVRPLEVLGEDVDIGELDFPEAKELPPQPPMPGKDRVRIYEGEVKISGSARTRSQSGGWIRVVFQACDDQRCLAPVQQVLEL